TCTACCGGGTAGAGGCCATAGCTCCAGGGGAGAGAAAGTTTTTCAAAGGCGCCGTTGTGGATCGCCGGCGACAGGGAATGCGCCACCGGCCATCCGATGAGTCCCGTTTTTTCAGCCATTATTCCCCCGACACCTGAACGCCGCCCACAAGAAGAGAGGGGCTGCCTGTTGAGGAATAGAACTTGAGGTCATTCCCCACGCCTTTTATGTTCCGCAGAAAATCCAGCAATCCGCCGGATATTGTGATGCCCCTGATGTTTTTGACCGGTTTGCCTTTTCTGTATAACCGCCCGCGGGCGCCGAATGAAAAACGCGCCGTTTGGGTATCCACAAGATGGGTGCCTATCACCTCGTCTATCTGCAGGACATCACCCTCACCGAGAAGAGATGATATTTCGTCTTTGCCGTTTTCTATAAAGAGATTGAAGAAACCCGGCTGCGGGAGGCTGGATACGGAGCGCACCGCGTTTCCCGTGGATTTTCTGTCCATAAGAGCGGCCGTCCTGAAATCCGTGAGGAATTCGCGGAAAACCCCGTCCTTTATGATCTCGTGCCTTTTCGCCGCGACGCCTTCGCTGTCAAAAGACATGCTGCCGATCAGGCGCGGGATTGTGCCGTCGTCCGTCACGTTCAGGAGTTCCGAACCGGCGCTAAAACCTTCCTTCCATTGACGGGGCGCCCTTCCCTCAAGGAATTCATCCGCGCAAAACCATCCTTCTATAATCGAAAGGAATACGCAGGCCGTGTGAGACGGGAGCAAAACTGTCATCAGTCCCGAATCAAGTGAGGAGGCTGCGAACTGGCTGACGGCGTCATCCACGGCCTCGTCTATTATCCTCGCCCTGTCTATGTCATCACGGAAACAGCCGCTGTTATGACTGGAGCCTATCTGTACCTCGCCGCCGGATTCGGCGACGAGCACCAGGCCTTCGGAAAAAGCCGTTTTGTGGGCCGTGACGCTTTTCCCCGAAGAATTGGCTATGACGAGTTTTGATGATGATCCTGAAAAAGAAGCGCTGAGGCATTTTGTTATCCTGCCATCGCGTCCGCGGGCTTCTTTTTCCATTGATCTGAGGCTCTCCCATATCAGGCCGCTCTCAAAAGACATGCCTTTGTCATCGCGGATCTCAACCGCGGGCGGACTATCTCCGCCGGAAAGAGCTATCTGCCAGCCCCATGACGCCGCGTCAAACATCATTCTTTCGCTGTCGGCGGCCATTTTGGAAAGTGCGTTCCTGTCATTTGTCCAGGAAAACCCCATCTTCCCGTTTTTGAGTATCCTCAGCGACGCGGCAAAACCGGAGAGGCTTTCCTTTTCTTCCTCGGGCTCGCCGTTCATCAGAGAATAAGAGCTTCCTCGTTTTTCTACGGTGAAAAGTTCTCTTGATTCAGCTGCCCCTGCAAGGAGCAGCTTTTCCATCTCATCCATGAAGAATCAGAAAAAACAGATATAGCGCGATGAGCAGGCAGGTAACGCCCACTCTTCTTTTGTAGTGCAGAACATAGGAATCGTTGAAGACAAAGAAGTTGATAAAGGCGTGTATCTTTATCACAAGATCTTCCCTGTACAGGTATCCCGCAGCCAGCACAAGAAAAAAAACGGCTAATAGAAAAATTATAAATTCCATGTGTGAATTATATAACAAGCGCGTATCGCTGTCAATTAACAGCGGGTAACAGTTTCGCGCGAATTGTAAAAAGCGCGATATTTATGTAGAATGAAAGCTTTGTTGTGTTGAAAAAGAACCGGAGTTGAAACATACCGGAGGAGAAAGAATGAATACAGATGAAAGAACGATAGGCCTGCTGAAAGAGATCGCCCAGAAGCACTCGCTTGAAAAACTCGCCATTGTCCTCGAAGACAAGAACACTATACTGTTTAAAACAGACATATTTATCTGTCTGCGGGACATCGTGAAGGCCGCCGAAGACGGAGGCAATGTTCTTGAGGCGCTGAAAGAGGCGAAAAATGTTTACAAATCGCCGATCTTTGCCGTCAATCCCGCGAAAGGCGAATTTATGATCAAATCCGCGCCGGATTTCGCCAAGGCTGTTTCCGATATGGAAAAATATTCCTTCTGCTTCAAACTGAGCCCCTATCACATAATCAACACCTTCCTGGCCGTTGTGGAAGCGCAGGTGACAGGAATGGATCTTGACGAT
This region of Candidatus Omnitrophota bacterium genomic DNA includes:
- a CDS encoding shikimate dehydrogenase, with amino-acid sequence MAEKTGLIGWPVAHSLSPAIHNGAFEKLSLPWSYGLYPV
- a CDS encoding TldD/PmbA family protein, which produces MDEMEKLLLAGAAESRELFTVEKRGSSYSLMNGEPEEEKESLSGFAASLRILKNGKMGFSWTNDRNALSKMAADSERMMFDAASWGWQIALSGGDSPPAVEIRDDKGMSFESGLIWESLRSMEKEARGRDGRITKCLSASFSGSSSKLVIANSSGKSVTAHKTAFSEGLVLVAESGGEVQIGSSHNSGCFRDDIDRARIIDEAVDDAVSQFAASSLDSGLMTVLLPSHTACVFLSIIEGWFCADEFLEGRAPRQWKEGFSAGSELLNVTDDGTIPRLIGSMSFDSEGVAAKRHEIIKDGVFREFLTDFRTAALMDRKSTGNAVRSVSSLPQPGFFNLFIENGKDEISSLLGEGDVLQIDEVIGTHLVDTQTARFSFGARGRLYRKGKPVKNIRGITISGGLLDFLRNIKGVGNDLKFYSSTGSPSLLVGGVQVSGE